In Vespa velutina chromosome 14, iVesVel2.1, whole genome shotgun sequence, one DNA window encodes the following:
- the LOC124954093 gene encoding F-box only protein 42 isoform X2: protein MPTISKRHSHSACIYENSMYVFGGCTATSTTFNDLWRLDLDTRTWVRPITMGSYPSPKACATMLYYKKSFVLFGGWSYPSRYPLHQQWKLFNELHVYSIETNKWNAINTLEAPPPMSAHSATIHGNNMVVFGGIHCGLRSNDLWCLNLDTYSWHKQATAIIKPRPRYGQSQIHLGDRHILVLGGCTGPNAAMNDAWLLNMTEPTWKWKKVILYHPEWAPARIWCHQACKVGNYIVVLSNNKRHAKVNDMSIAMKNVTCQRPSRLPDVSPLQESKQRHRADVDTDENVNGRHGSFSRSPSQSRMNNPPSRKSNFSKIVPFCCDSALSMAAFRDKPTNNNLSINRQRQLEYLKKMEEKIRSRKTQTKVAKRTENTLSIFILDISKVLCDECSASWVPLKEIDQSGPDERILYSLVMGRGELIVFGGIRKEQTNIQTQPDVDDLEVYNDLHFINPPKYVI from the exons ATGCCTACTATAAGCAAAAGACATTCTCATTCAGCCTGCATTTATGAAAACTCCATGTATGTATTTGGTGGATGTACTGCAACTTCTACTACATTTAATGATTTATGGAGATTAGATTTAGATACAAGAACTTGGGTCAGACCAATCACAATGGGCAGCTATCCATCACCAAAGGCTTGTGCTACTATGTTGTATTACAAAAAGAGTTTCGTTCTGTTTGGCGGATGGTCTTATCCTTCTCGTTATCCTTTACATCAG CAATGGAAGCTGTTTAATGAGTTGCACGTCTACTCgatagaaacaaataaatggaATGCTATCAACACATTAGAAGCACCACCACCTATGTCTGCTCATTCCGCAACAATTCATGGAAACAATATGGTTGTCTTTGGTGGTATTCATTGTGGACTTCG TTCCAATGACTTGTGGTGTTTAAACTTGGATACATATTCTTGGCATAAACAAGCCACAGCAATTATAAAGCCACGACCACGTTATGGCCAATCGCAAATTCATTTAGGAGACAGGCATATCCTTGTACTAGGAGGTTGTACTGGTCCTAATGCAGCTATGAATGATGCTTGGTTATTAAATATGACAGAGCCAACatggaaatggaaaaaagtaatattatatcaccCAGAATGGGCGCCGGCGCGTATTTGGTGTCATCAGGCTTGCAAG GTTGGAAATTATATTGTTGTGTTAAGTAACAACAAGCGACATGCTAAAGTAAATGACATGAGCATAgcaatgaaaaatgttacttGTCAAAGACCATCCAGATTACCTGACGTATCTCCTTTGCAAGAAAG tAAACAAAGACACAGAGCAGACGTAGATACGGATGAAAATGTGAATGGTCGGCATGGATCTTTCTCAAGATCACCCTCACAAAGTAGAATGAATAATCCACCATCgcgaaaatcaaatttttctaagaTCGTGCCATTTTGTTGTGACAGTGCACTGAGTATGGCAGCATTTCGTGATAAAccaactaataataatttgagtATCAATCGGCAGCGCCAATTAGAATATCTtaaaaagatggaagaaaagaTCAGAAGTAGAAAGACACAAACGAAAGTTGCAAAAAGAACAGAGAATAcgttatctatatttattttagatataagCAAAGTACTTTGTGATGAATGTAGTGCATCTTGGGTTCCTTTGAAAGAAATTGATCAATCAGGACCAGACGAAAGAATTTTGTATTCGCTTGTGATGGGAAGAGGAGAATTAATTGTCTTTGGTGGTATTCGCAAAGAGCAAACTAATATACAAACTCAGCCAGATGTGGATGATTTGGAAGTGTATAATGatctacattttataaatccaccaaaatatgttatataa
- the LOC124954099 gene encoding CTD nuclear envelope phosphatase 1 homolog isoform X1 codes for MLKQLQMGMRAFLLMASRVWTCVCFLLKKQVRAISQMQPVKYEIFPLSPLSRHRLNIVKRKVLVLDLDETLIHSHHDGVARPTVRPGTPPDFVLKVTIDRHPVRFFVHKRPHVDFFLDIVSQWYELVIFTASMEIYGAAVADKLDNNRGILRRRYYRQHCTPEMGSYTKNLSAICSDLASVFILDNSPGAYRAYPHNAIPIKSWFSDAGDTALLNLLPVLDALRFTQDVRSVLSRNLQLHNTW; via the exons ATGCTGAAACAATTGCAGATGGGAATGAGAGCTTTTCTCTTGATGGCTTCCCGCGTGTGGACATGCGTCTGTTTTCTACTCAAGAAGCAGGTTAGAGCC atttcaCAAATGCAGCCAGTTAAGTATGAAATCTTCCCATTATCTCCTTTATCAAGGCATAGACTTA ATatagttaaaagaaaagtgtTAGTACTTGATTTGGATGAGACCTTAATTCATTCTCATCACGATGGAGTAGCGAGGCCAACTGTTAGGCCTGGTACACCTCCAGATTTTGTTCTCAAAGTAACAATAGATCGACATCCAGTTAGATTTTTTGTTCATAAAAGGCCACACGTAGATTTTTTCTTGGACATTGTTAGTCAATG gTATGAATTAGTCATTTTTACTGCATCCATGGAAATTTATGGTGCAGCTGTGGCAGATAAACTAGATAACAATCGAGGTATTTTAAGGCGCAGATATTACAGACAGCATTGTACTCCAGAAATGGGTTCCTATACTAAAAATCTTTCTGCCATTTGTTCAGATTTAGCTTCTGTCTTTATTCTTGATAATAGTCCTGGAGCCTATAGAGCTTATCCAC ACAATGCAATACCTATCAAATCATGGTTTAGCGATGCAGGAGATACTGCTTTATTGAATTTGCTACCTGTTCTGGATGCTCTACGCTTTACACAGGACGTGCGGTCAGTTCTTTCAAGAAATTTGCAGTTACATAATACTTGGTAG
- the LOC124954099 gene encoding CTD nuclear envelope phosphatase 1A isoform X4, with protein MQPVKYEIFPLSPLSRHRLNIVKRKVLVLDLDETLIHSHHDGVARPTVRPGTPPDFVLKVTIDRHPVRFFVHKRPHVDFFLDIVSQWYELVIFTASMEIYGAAVADKLDNNRGILRRRYYRQHCTPEMGSYTKNLSAICSDLASVFILDNSPGAYRAYPHNAIPIKSWFSDAGDTALLNLLPVLDALRFTQDVRSVLSRNLQLHNTW; from the exons ATGCAGCCAGTTAAGTATGAAATCTTCCCATTATCTCCTTTATCAAGGCATAGACTTA ATatagttaaaagaaaagtgtTAGTACTTGATTTGGATGAGACCTTAATTCATTCTCATCACGATGGAGTAGCGAGGCCAACTGTTAGGCCTGGTACACCTCCAGATTTTGTTCTCAAAGTAACAATAGATCGACATCCAGTTAGATTTTTTGTTCATAAAAGGCCACACGTAGATTTTTTCTTGGACATTGTTAGTCAATG gTATGAATTAGTCATTTTTACTGCATCCATGGAAATTTATGGTGCAGCTGTGGCAGATAAACTAGATAACAATCGAGGTATTTTAAGGCGCAGATATTACAGACAGCATTGTACTCCAGAAATGGGTTCCTATACTAAAAATCTTTCTGCCATTTGTTCAGATTTAGCTTCTGTCTTTATTCTTGATAATAGTCCTGGAGCCTATAGAGCTTATCCAC ACAATGCAATACCTATCAAATCATGGTTTAGCGATGCAGGAGATACTGCTTTATTGAATTTGCTACCTGTTCTGGATGCTCTACGCTTTACACAGGACGTGCGGTCAGTTCTTTCAAGAAATTTGCAGTTACATAATACTTGGTAG
- the LOC124954100 gene encoding BMP and activin membrane-bound inhibitor homolog, translating to MLSWDFLTIAMITSIILAYTNGTSIDFDSTDYDALSENEGKSSDDKELSDAGEVRCYCNQPDCVPQGYMCRGRGCFTELPSNVGSSLSRTEHNAYSGCLDKSFKEQQCPTGFICCEQDLCNHVDSPAMRNRLNKTLQVLLDEQRAYLGPVQPTGHGSQSSDSWFKTATIAVPICGLIALLVLASLAIRLLQPIPLQGDKLGGHRTADNGPPLLGPAKVPLV from the exons ATGTTGTCCTGGGACTTTTTAACTATCGCCATGATAACGAGCATCATCTTGGCTTACACCAATGGAACCTCCATAGATTTCGATTCTACCGATTATGATGCGCTTTccgaaaatgaaggaaaatcGTCGGACGATAAAG aaTTATCCGACGCAGGCGAGGTTCGTTGTTATTGTAATCAACCAGATTGTGTGCCACAAGGATATATGTGTCGCGGTAGAGGTTGTTTCACCGAATTACCCTCGAATGTTGGTTCATCCTTATCAAGGACGGAACATAATGCTTACAGCGGTTGTCTCGACAAGAGTTTCAAAGAACAACAATGTCCTACGGGATTCATTTGTTGCGAGCAGGATCTCTGCAATCACGTAGACAGCCCTGCGATGAGAAACAGACTAAACAAGACTCTTCAAG tattACTGGACGAGCAACGTGCGTACCTAGGACCAGTACAACCAACCGGACACGGAAGTCAGTCGTCGGATAGCTGGTTCAAAACCGCGACGATAGCCGTTCCAATATGTGGCTTAATCGCTCTCTTGGTCTTGGCTAGTCTTGCGATCAGATTGCTTCAGCCAATACCTCTGCAAGGCGACAAACTCGGAGGTCATAGAACGGCAGATAACGGGCCGCCATTACTGGGACCAGCAAAAGTGCCTCTcgtttaa
- the LOC124954098 gene encoding peroxisomal membrane protein PEX14 isoform X1, which produces MKKRKNLMTGQDISDVNNSCLREDLVKAAVQFFQHPKVSRTPFNKKQEFLKRKGLTEEEIKRACELVGVDINEERKFENQNEYTTISIPDNRPPYPYFQMLSSQSTLLQKIKEFFNVTAVIGATLYCVYWFYKEFIKPFLYGRKKKDSITDSVTELDKAIQSSIKEMKDSISKVEIDVKRLSQNQSIDIAIPQLVQELKQELSSLKALLLSRKQFPSAPASIPSWQLGTSTVQEKATEREDDAGSGSSTNNSDSSLEIVRDDPPKD; this is translated from the exons atgaaaaaaaggaaaaactt AATGACTGGTCAAGATATATCTGATGTTAATAATTCTTGCTTGCGTGAAGATTta GTAAAAGCGGCAGTACAATTTTTTCAACATCCTAAAGTTTCAAGAACTCCATTCAATAAAAAGCAAGaatttcttaaaagaaaaggtttaacagaagaagaaattaaaagagctTGCGAGTTAGTCGGTGTTGATATTAATGAGGAAAGGAAATTcgaaaatcaaaatgaataCACAACGATATCAATACCAGATAATAGACCTCCTTATCCATACTTCCAAATGCTATCCTCTCAGTCCACGTTATtgcaaaaaattaaagaattttttaatgtcaCCGCTGTGATCGGAGCTACATTGTATTGTGTTTATTGGTTTTATaag GAATTTATTAAACCATTTTTATATGgtcgtaagaaaaaagatagtatAACAGATTCTGTTACTGAACTTGATAAGGCAATCCAAAGTTCTataaaagagatgaaagattCAATTTCGAAGGTGGAGATCGATGTAAAAAGATTATCAcaaaatcaatcgatcgatatagcAATTCCACAGCTTGTACAAGAACTTAAACAAGAATTATCTAGTCTAAAAGCACTCCTTCTGTCAAG aaaacaGTTTCCCAGTGCTCCAGCATCTATTCCATCATGGCAATTAGGCACAAGTACAGTTCAAGAAAAAgcaacagaaagagaagatgatGCTGGAAGTGGAAGTAGCACTAATAATTCAGATAGTTCTTTGGAAATTGTACGAGACGATCCACCtaaagattaa
- the LOC124954093 gene encoding F-box only protein 42 isoform X1, translating to MSAKMQCRIDDLPDELLEYILSLIPPYKDLQECKLVSKRWFRATKNVIEHNEAHFRKAVSFGALFWSLWPKKTRMPTISKRHSHSACIYENSMYVFGGCTATSTTFNDLWRLDLDTRTWVRPITMGSYPSPKACATMLYYKKSFVLFGGWSYPSRYPLHQQWKLFNELHVYSIETNKWNAINTLEAPPPMSAHSATIHGNNMVVFGGIHCGLRSNDLWCLNLDTYSWHKQATAIIKPRPRYGQSQIHLGDRHILVLGGCTGPNAAMNDAWLLNMTEPTWKWKKVILYHPEWAPARIWCHQACKVGNYIVVLSNNKRHAKVNDMSIAMKNVTCQRPSRLPDVSPLQESKQRHRADVDTDENVNGRHGSFSRSPSQSRMNNPPSRKSNFSKIVPFCCDSALSMAAFRDKPTNNNLSINRQRQLEYLKKMEEKIRSRKTQTKVAKRTENTLSIFILDISKVLCDECSASWVPLKEIDQSGPDERILYSLVMGRGELIVFGGIRKEQTNIQTQPDVDDLEVYNDLHFINPPKYVI from the exons ATGTCAGCAAAAATGCAGTGCAGAATTGATGATTTACCGGATGAAttgttagaatatattttaagtcTTATTCCTCCTTATAAAGATTTACAAGAATGTAAGCTTGTCTCAAAGCGATGGTTTCGTGCAACTAAAA atgtTATAGAGCACAATGAGGCACACTTTCGCAAAGCTGTATCATTTGGTGCTTTGTTTTGGAGTCTTTGGCCAAAAAAAACTCGAATGCCTACTATAAGCAAAAGACATTCTCATTCAGCCTGCATTTATGAAAACTCCATGTATGTATTTGGTGGATGTACTGCAACTTCTACTACATTTAATGATTTATGGAGATTAGATTTAGATACAAGAACTTGGGTCAGACCAATCACAATGGGCAGCTATCCATCACCAAAGGCTTGTGCTACTATGTTGTATTACAAAAAGAGTTTCGTTCTGTTTGGCGGATGGTCTTATCCTTCTCGTTATCCTTTACATCAG CAATGGAAGCTGTTTAATGAGTTGCACGTCTACTCgatagaaacaaataaatggaATGCTATCAACACATTAGAAGCACCACCACCTATGTCTGCTCATTCCGCAACAATTCATGGAAACAATATGGTTGTCTTTGGTGGTATTCATTGTGGACTTCG TTCCAATGACTTGTGGTGTTTAAACTTGGATACATATTCTTGGCATAAACAAGCCACAGCAATTATAAAGCCACGACCACGTTATGGCCAATCGCAAATTCATTTAGGAGACAGGCATATCCTTGTACTAGGAGGTTGTACTGGTCCTAATGCAGCTATGAATGATGCTTGGTTATTAAATATGACAGAGCCAACatggaaatggaaaaaagtaatattatatcaccCAGAATGGGCGCCGGCGCGTATTTGGTGTCATCAGGCTTGCAAG GTTGGAAATTATATTGTTGTGTTAAGTAACAACAAGCGACATGCTAAAGTAAATGACATGAGCATAgcaatgaaaaatgttacttGTCAAAGACCATCCAGATTACCTGACGTATCTCCTTTGCAAGAAAG tAAACAAAGACACAGAGCAGACGTAGATACGGATGAAAATGTGAATGGTCGGCATGGATCTTTCTCAAGATCACCCTCACAAAGTAGAATGAATAATCCACCATCgcgaaaatcaaatttttctaagaTCGTGCCATTTTGTTGTGACAGTGCACTGAGTATGGCAGCATTTCGTGATAAAccaactaataataatttgagtATCAATCGGCAGCGCCAATTAGAATATCTtaaaaagatggaagaaaagaTCAGAAGTAGAAAGACACAAACGAAAGTTGCAAAAAGAACAGAGAATAcgttatctatatttattttagatataagCAAAGTACTTTGTGATGAATGTAGTGCATCTTGGGTTCCTTTGAAAGAAATTGATCAATCAGGACCAGACGAAAGAATTTTGTATTCGCTTGTGATGGGAAGAGGAGAATTAATTGTCTTTGGTGGTATTCGCAAAGAGCAAACTAATATACAAACTCAGCCAGATGTGGATGATTTGGAAGTGTATAATGatctacattttataaatccaccaaaatatgttatataa
- the LOC124954098 gene encoding peroxisomal membrane protein PEX14 isoform X2, with protein sequence MTGQDISDVNNSCLREDLVKAAVQFFQHPKVSRTPFNKKQEFLKRKGLTEEEIKRACELVGVDINEERKFENQNEYTTISIPDNRPPYPYFQMLSSQSTLLQKIKEFFNVTAVIGATLYCVYWFYKEFIKPFLYGRKKKDSITDSVTELDKAIQSSIKEMKDSISKVEIDVKRLSQNQSIDIAIPQLVQELKQELSSLKALLLSRKQFPSAPASIPSWQLGTSTVQEKATEREDDAGSGSSTNNSDSSLEIVRDDPPKD encoded by the exons ATGACTGGTCAAGATATATCTGATGTTAATAATTCTTGCTTGCGTGAAGATTta GTAAAAGCGGCAGTACAATTTTTTCAACATCCTAAAGTTTCAAGAACTCCATTCAATAAAAAGCAAGaatttcttaaaagaaaaggtttaacagaagaagaaattaaaagagctTGCGAGTTAGTCGGTGTTGATATTAATGAGGAAAGGAAATTcgaaaatcaaaatgaataCACAACGATATCAATACCAGATAATAGACCTCCTTATCCATACTTCCAAATGCTATCCTCTCAGTCCACGTTATtgcaaaaaattaaagaattttttaatgtcaCCGCTGTGATCGGAGCTACATTGTATTGTGTTTATTGGTTTTATaag GAATTTATTAAACCATTTTTATATGgtcgtaagaaaaaagatagtatAACAGATTCTGTTACTGAACTTGATAAGGCAATCCAAAGTTCTataaaagagatgaaagattCAATTTCGAAGGTGGAGATCGATGTAAAAAGATTATCAcaaaatcaatcgatcgatatagcAATTCCACAGCTTGTACAAGAACTTAAACAAGAATTATCTAGTCTAAAAGCACTCCTTCTGTCAAG aaaacaGTTTCCCAGTGCTCCAGCATCTATTCCATCATGGCAATTAGGCACAAGTACAGTTCAAGAAAAAgcaacagaaagagaagatgatGCTGGAAGTGGAAGTAGCACTAATAATTCAGATAGTTCTTTGGAAATTGTACGAGACGATCCACCtaaagattaa
- the LOC124954094 gene encoding mRNA-decapping enzyme 1A, translating into MTDLTELRMNVAALKRVDPYVKDILETATHVALYTFNGDNNEWEKTDIEGALFVYSRNGEPYNSILIMNRLNTNNLVEPVTQGLDLQLQAPFLLYRNSRCNIYGIWFYDKEECIRIAAMLYKLVMESEKNRKAANKPSIQNKKNAGSNANNVDIFSMLSKAQEDFNTNRANSGGGSTKPSETKSPTNTPATDNNSGPFAAPLGPDVTSQSVMDFFAKAKVNTGHFKAGDQPTAINTGTNENKPLLLARLMSHPAAHTLEHIEKQQRSITPQPSTLQSQTPAASTTSINVASITLLGRSKRRNKTVSQDTAMSTSASVSQDLQPSVNQSTSETNGSSGFLRIQSPTNTTSSNITNHQTSNIITPSNTNPLASLFAHVSGNTASEDIITTPALSGTGSAPALIPPVMFAAPSPAEPLARPLEPLTRNQLLQAFNYLLRSDPDFINKLHEAYVKSFGEIVF; encoded by the exons ATGACGGACTTGACGGAATTGAGAATGAACGTGGCTGCGTTGAAACGCGTTGACCCCTACGTGAAGGATATTCTAGAGACAGCGACTCATGTAGCTTTGTACACTTTTAAtggagataataacgaatggGAAAAAACTGACATCGAGGGTGCTTTATTTGTTTACTCTCGGAACGGCGAACCGTACAATAGTATTCTCATTATGAATAG ATtgaatacaaataatttagTAGAACCAGTAACGCAAGGCCTAGACTTACAATTACAAGCaccttttctattatatagaaattcaCGGTGTAATATTTATGGTATTTGGTTTTACGACAAAGAAGAGTGTATACGTATAGCAGCCATGTTATATAAACTCGTTATGGAGtcagaaaaaaatcgaaaggcAGCTAACAAACCTTccattcaaaataaaaagaatgcaGGGTCTAATGCGAATAATGTGGATATATTTAGTATGCTTAGTAAAGCTCAAGAGGATTTCAATACGAACAGAGCAAATAGCGGAGGTGGTAGTACTAAACCATCTGAAACCAAGTCCCCTACCAATACCCCTGCGACGGATAATAATTCTGGACCTTTTGCGGCTCCATTAGGTCCTGATGTTACCTCGCAAAGTGTAATGGATTTCTTTGCGAAAGCTAAA GTAAATACTGGACATTTCAAAGCCGGTGATCAACCTACCGCTATAAATACAGggacaaatgaaaataagccATTACTATTGGCACGTTTAATGTCTCATCCAGCAGCACATACATTAGAACATATCGAAAAACAACAGAGATCGATAACTCCACAACCATCGACATTGCAATCACAAACACCTGCTGCTTCTACGACATCGATTAACGTAGCTAGTATAACTTTGTTAGGCAGGTCTAAAAGACGGAACAAAACTGTTTCCCAAGACACGGCGATGTCTACGTCAGCATCAGTTTCTCAAGATCTTCAGCCATCGGTAAACCAAAGCACTAGTGAAACAAACGGTTCATCTGGATTTCTTAGGATACAATCACCAACAAATACAACATCTTCTAACATAACCAATCATCAaacttcaaatattattacaccTAGCAATACAAATCCTCTTGCATCTTTATTTGCTCATGTATCAGGCAACACA GCTTCAGAAGATATTATCACGACTCCAGCTTTATCGGGTACGGGATCAGCACCTGCATTGATACCTCCTGTAATGTTTGCGGCCCCGAGTCCTGCGGAACCATTAGCTAGGCCATTAGAACCGCTGACAAGGAATCAGCTGCTTCAAGCTTTTAATTATCTCTTGAGAAGTGATCCAGATTTTATCAACAAACTTCACGAAGCTTACGTTAAGTCGTTCGGCGAAATTGTCTTCTAA
- the LOC124954099 gene encoding CTD nuclear envelope phosphatase 1 homolog isoform X3, translating into MLKQLQMGMRAFLLMASRVWTCVCFLLKKQISQMQPVKYEIFPLSPLSRHRLNIVKRKVLVLDLDETLIHSHHDGVARPTVRPGTPPDFVLKVTIDRHPVRFFVHKRPHVDFFLDIVSQWYELVIFTASMEIYGAAVADKLDNNRGILRRRYYRQHCTPEMGSYTKNLSAICSDLASVFILDNSPGAYRAYPHNAIPIKSWFSDAGDTALLNLLPVLDALRFTQDVRSVLSRNLQLHNTW; encoded by the exons ATGCTGAAACAATTGCAGATGGGAATGAGAGCTTTTCTCTTGATGGCTTCCCGCGTGTGGACATGCGTCTGTTTTCTACTCAAGAAGCAG atttcaCAAATGCAGCCAGTTAAGTATGAAATCTTCCCATTATCTCCTTTATCAAGGCATAGACTTA ATatagttaaaagaaaagtgtTAGTACTTGATTTGGATGAGACCTTAATTCATTCTCATCACGATGGAGTAGCGAGGCCAACTGTTAGGCCTGGTACACCTCCAGATTTTGTTCTCAAAGTAACAATAGATCGACATCCAGTTAGATTTTTTGTTCATAAAAGGCCACACGTAGATTTTTTCTTGGACATTGTTAGTCAATG gTATGAATTAGTCATTTTTACTGCATCCATGGAAATTTATGGTGCAGCTGTGGCAGATAAACTAGATAACAATCGAGGTATTTTAAGGCGCAGATATTACAGACAGCATTGTACTCCAGAAATGGGTTCCTATACTAAAAATCTTTCTGCCATTTGTTCAGATTTAGCTTCTGTCTTTATTCTTGATAATAGTCCTGGAGCCTATAGAGCTTATCCAC ACAATGCAATACCTATCAAATCATGGTTTAGCGATGCAGGAGATACTGCTTTATTGAATTTGCTACCTGTTCTGGATGCTCTACGCTTTACACAGGACGTGCGGTCAGTTCTTTCAAGAAATTTGCAGTTACATAATACTTGGTAG
- the LOC124954099 gene encoding CTD nuclear envelope phosphatase 1 homolog isoform X2, with amino-acid sequence MLKQLQMGMRAFLLMASRVWTCVCFLLKKQVRAISQMQPVKYEIFPLSPLSRHRLNIVKRKVLVLDLDETLIHSHHDGVARPTVRPGTPPDFVLKVTIDRHPVRFFVHKRPHVDFFLDIVSQWYELVIFTASMEIYGAAVADKLDNNRGILRRRYYRQHCTPEMGSYTKNLSAICSDLASVFILDNSPGAYRAYPHNAIPIKSWFSDAGDTALLNLLPVLDALRFTQDVRWIVSYNFQRTI; translated from the exons ATGCTGAAACAATTGCAGATGGGAATGAGAGCTTTTCTCTTGATGGCTTCCCGCGTGTGGACATGCGTCTGTTTTCTACTCAAGAAGCAGGTTAGAGCC atttcaCAAATGCAGCCAGTTAAGTATGAAATCTTCCCATTATCTCCTTTATCAAGGCATAGACTTA ATatagttaaaagaaaagtgtTAGTACTTGATTTGGATGAGACCTTAATTCATTCTCATCACGATGGAGTAGCGAGGCCAACTGTTAGGCCTGGTACACCTCCAGATTTTGTTCTCAAAGTAACAATAGATCGACATCCAGTTAGATTTTTTGTTCATAAAAGGCCACACGTAGATTTTTTCTTGGACATTGTTAGTCAATG gTATGAATTAGTCATTTTTACTGCATCCATGGAAATTTATGGTGCAGCTGTGGCAGATAAACTAGATAACAATCGAGGTATTTTAAGGCGCAGATATTACAGACAGCATTGTACTCCAGAAATGGGTTCCTATACTAAAAATCTTTCTGCCATTTGTTCAGATTTAGCTTCTGTCTTTATTCTTGATAATAGTCCTGGAGCCTATAGAGCTTATCCAC ACAATGCAATACCTATCAAATCATGGTTTAGCGATGCAGGAGATACTGCTTTATTGAATTTGCTACCTGTTCTGGATGCTCTACGCTTTACACAGGACGTGCG GTGGATCGTCTCGTACAATTTCCAAAGAACTATCTGA